A genomic window from Halorubrum lacusprofundi ATCC 49239 includes:
- a CDS encoding MBL fold metallo-hydrolase, whose translation MHAGEFESVRGIADLYVHDTGMFGTDEYGAVYVYDTEKPAVIDTGTGVNREALFKTLDEIGIGREELAWILPTHAHLDHAGGAGHLVERYPNAEVRLPEKGVRHLIDPEALVAGTKSAVQDQWQYYDDPAPVPEDRISGLAEGDRIDLGDRELVVHEAPGHAPHHAFYHEPDADVVFTADAAGIYVPAVDTVRPTTPPPQFDLDQCLTDLSAIEEIDPEYLCFGHFGPREYEPSLIGEAKRAYVEWVEAVREKREALGDDEAVVEHFEETSRDVEFWNPERARADASLNSRGILTYLNRIEGESEA comes from the coding sequence ATGCACGCTGGCGAGTTCGAGTCGGTTCGGGGGATCGCGGATCTGTACGTCCATGATACTGGGATGTTCGGGACCGACGAGTACGGGGCCGTGTACGTGTACGACACCGAGAAACCGGCCGTGATAGATACCGGCACAGGGGTGAACCGCGAGGCGCTGTTCAAGACGCTCGACGAGATCGGGATCGGCCGCGAGGAGCTGGCGTGGATCCTTCCCACACACGCCCACCTCGACCACGCGGGCGGCGCGGGCCACCTCGTGGAACGCTACCCGAATGCCGAAGTCCGTCTTCCGGAAAAGGGAGTCCGACACCTCATCGACCCGGAGGCGCTCGTCGCCGGCACGAAGTCCGCCGTACAGGACCAGTGGCAGTACTACGACGACCCCGCGCCCGTCCCCGAGGACCGCATTTCGGGGCTCGCGGAGGGCGACCGGATCGATCTCGGCGACCGCGAACTCGTCGTCCACGAGGCACCGGGTCACGCCCCGCACCACGCCTTCTACCACGAGCCCGACGCTGACGTCGTCTTCACCGCCGACGCCGCCGGAATCTACGTCCCGGCGGTCGACACGGTTCGGCCCACCACGCCGCCACCGCAGTTCGACCTCGATCAGTGTCTCACAGACCTCTCGGCCATCGAGGAGATCGATCCCGAGTACCTCTGTTTCGGCCACTTCGGCCCGCGCGAGTACGAGCCGTCGCTGATCGGCGAGGCGAAGCGGGCGTACGTCGAGTGGGTCGAGGCCGTCCGGGAGAAACGCGAGGCGCTCGGCGACGACGAGGCCGTCGTCGAGCACTTCGAGGAGACGAGCCGGGACGTAGAGTTTTGGAATCCGGAGCGCGCGAGGGCCGACGCGAGCCTAAACTCGCGAGGAATATTGACGTACCTCAATCGCATCGAAGGGGAGTCGGAAGCGTAG
- a CDS encoding NAD(P)H-binding protein: MRVLVTGATGFVGSRLVPALLDRGHEVVVLVRDADDYAPPAGVHVVEGDLLEPNSLRSAFDIDGDPVDAAYYLVHSMDGGPGYEERDRNCAQNFIEAASTAGVDRVIYLGGLGEDREDLSEHLKSRREVERILGTSDPALTTLRAAIIVGAGSASFEVIHGLASRLPVMTTPKWVDTLCQPIAIDDVVGYLVGALEEPATADDTFEIGGPNVLTYAEILRQTRRQLGHKLWIIRVPVLSPELSAKWLRLVTDVNPYLARSLVEGLRNTVIVEDDRIRDLVPIDQTPFEVAVARAINEANRSEAARSEATRS; this comes from the coding sequence ATGCGCGTGCTCGTTACCGGCGCCACCGGATTCGTCGGGAGCCGACTCGTCCCGGCGCTCCTCGACCGGGGTCACGAGGTGGTCGTGCTCGTCCGCGACGCCGACGACTACGCCCCGCCCGCGGGCGTTCACGTCGTTGAGGGCGACCTCCTTGAACCGAACTCCTTGCGATCTGCGTTCGATATCGATGGCGATCCCGTCGACGCCGCCTATTACCTCGTCCACTCGATGGACGGGGGTCCGGGCTACGAGGAGCGGGACCGGAACTGCGCTCAGAACTTCATCGAGGCAGCGTCGACTGCGGGCGTCGACCGAGTCATCTACCTCGGCGGACTCGGCGAGGACCGCGAGGACCTCTCCGAACACCTCAAGTCCCGCCGCGAAGTCGAACGGATCCTCGGGACGAGCGATCCGGCGCTCACGACGCTGCGGGCAGCGATCATCGTCGGCGCCGGCAGCGCGAGTTTCGAGGTGATTCACGGGCTCGCGAGTCGGCTCCCGGTGATGACCACGCCGAAGTGGGTCGACACCCTTTGTCAACCGATCGCGATCGACGACGTGGTCGGGTACCTCGTCGGCGCGCTCGAAGAACCGGCGACCGCGGACGACACCTTTGAGATCGGCGGTCCGAACGTGTTGACGTACGCGGAGATCCTCCGTCAGACCCGCCGCCAACTCGGACACAAACTGTGGATAATTCGGGTGCCCGTGTTGAGCCCGGAGCTGTCGGCGAAGTGGCTCCGGCTGGTCACCGACGTGAACCCGTACCTCGCCCGATCGCTCGTCGAGGGGCTCCGAAACACCGTGATCGTCGAGGACGACCGGATCCGCGATCTCGTGCCGATCGACCAGACGCCGTTCGAGGTCGCTGTCGCGCGGGCGATCAATGAGGCGAATCGGTCAGAAGCGGCTCGGTCGGAGGCAACCCGGTCGTGA
- a CDS encoding DUF7530 family protein, with the protein MSRNYGEMWVYESLVGGIPGLDISRRLAVAIQFVLFEVGVVALGWYYGLWDAVVAGTVAVAVAAVGSVEMHRLGAINRRLPTPPAHKRLLFGSSIEIVLGVLAFIALVTYLIAWDGALLDRLFGPDPPIPVVYLSLLILWDLTYRIGTSWWSAVVALWRAVHVDLSPAATSRARRLDAENIAFSALQLVLVPFLLSEPVLLGAVVGHVLAVAIVCSAAIVLS; encoded by the coding sequence GTGAGCCGTAACTACGGCGAGATGTGGGTGTACGAGAGCCTCGTCGGCGGTATTCCCGGACTTGACATCTCTCGAAGGCTCGCAGTCGCGATCCAGTTCGTCCTCTTCGAGGTCGGCGTGGTGGCTCTCGGCTGGTACTACGGGCTGTGGGATGCGGTCGTCGCCGGGACCGTTGCCGTCGCGGTGGCGGCCGTCGGTAGCGTCGAGATGCACCGGCTCGGTGCGATCAACCGCCGGCTTCCGACGCCGCCGGCGCACAAGCGGCTACTGTTCGGGTCGAGCATCGAGATCGTCCTCGGCGTGCTCGCGTTCATCGCTCTCGTCACGTACCTGATCGCGTGGGACGGTGCCCTGCTTGATCGACTATTCGGTCCCGACCCGCCGATTCCGGTCGTTTACCTCTCGCTGTTGATACTCTGGGATCTCACCTACCGGATCGGTACCTCGTGGTGGAGTGCGGTCGTCGCGCTGTGGCGCGCGGTCCACGTTGACCTCTCTCCAGCGGCGACCTCGCGAGCCAGACGGCTCGACGCGGAGAACATTGCGTTCTCGGCGCTCCAACTGGTGCTCGTCCCCTTCCTGCTCTCAGAACCCGTCCTGCTCGGGGCGGTCGTCGGACACGTTCTCGCTGTCGCGATCGTCTGTTCCGCGGCGATCGTGCTCTCGTGA
- a CDS encoding DUF5786 family protein: MGAYDEAEYERREKKNSEVDADFDAERPEYSGSLTYDTGDSTEALLDKFQELQDE, translated from the coding sequence ATGGGTGCCTATGACGAGGCCGAGTACGAGCGTCGCGAGAAGAAGAATAGCGAAGTCGACGCCGATTTCGACGCCGAGCGGCCGGAGTACTCCGGATCGCTCACGTACGATACCGGCGACTCCACGGAGGCACTCCTCGACAAGTTCCAAGAACTTCAGGACGAGTGA
- a CDS encoding DUF5784 family protein, translating to MAQPIRFRRAPGGWSDDRVRAQLERPLDDNLGATASDPWFAPPPGYEARRFDMADGSFALFCWTDGDDNSPNGADGGPVGYWVGNTETPSELWRTDKYGFDEVPYPVSRWVQRELLAGLHDDEPWFAAYPHVSWFFLPVFCSKDGAETTRAFFRDHAAGFPDATREEGTGFVEETLRPGTLDDYRETMAGKLGTSTSLDLVRMSAAIAEFTAARILTEAGYEVTPEIEVTTGHSLDFRATDPNTRTASLVEVTRPQPVSGRSASDPVAAVRDTAETKTSGQLEAHGGGVTLFVDCTSFPADDWAAVREARPEVRHRPAVVLRARPDGHVEGYRKGSVPIDLSAAIDWV from the coding sequence GTGGCACAACCGATCCGATTCAGGCGCGCGCCCGGCGGCTGGAGCGACGACCGCGTGCGCGCGCAGCTCGAACGTCCCCTCGACGACAACCTCGGGGCGACCGCGAGCGACCCGTGGTTCGCCCCGCCGCCCGGCTACGAAGCCCGGCGGTTCGACATGGCTGACGGCTCGTTCGCGCTGTTCTGCTGGACGGACGGCGACGACAACTCCCCGAACGGGGCCGACGGGGGACCGGTCGGGTACTGGGTCGGCAACACGGAGACGCCGAGCGAACTCTGGCGGACGGACAAGTACGGATTCGACGAGGTCCCCTACCCGGTCTCTCGGTGGGTCCAGCGAGAGCTGCTCGCTGGGCTCCATGACGACGAGCCGTGGTTTGCAGCGTATCCGCACGTCTCCTGGTTCTTCTTGCCGGTGTTCTGTTCGAAGGACGGTGCTGAGACGACGCGAGCATTCTTCCGCGACCACGCGGCCGGGTTCCCCGATGCGACCCGAGAAGAGGGGACGGGCTTTGTCGAGGAGACGCTCCGCCCGGGGACACTCGACGATTACCGCGAGACGATGGCGGGGAAGCTCGGGACCTCGACGTCGCTCGATCTGGTCCGGATGAGCGCCGCGATCGCGGAGTTCACCGCGGCCCGAATCTTGACCGAGGCCGGCTACGAGGTGACGCCCGAGATCGAGGTGACGACCGGCCACTCGCTCGATTTTCGGGCCACGGATCCGAACACCAGGACCGCCTCGCTGGTCGAGGTCACGCGCCCGCAACCCGTCTCTGGACGCTCTGCGAGCGACCCCGTCGCGGCGGTCCGCGACACCGCGGAGACGAAGACGAGCGGACAGCTGGAGGCACACGGTGGCGGCGTCACCCTCTTCGTTGACTGCACCTCCTTCCCAGCGGACGACTGGGCGGCCGTGCGCGAAGCGCGACCGGAGGTCCGTCATAGGCCGGCCGTTGTCCTGCGCGCGCGCCCGGACGGACACGTCGAAGGATATCGGAAGGGATCGGTGCCGATCGATCTGTCGGCCGCGATCGACTGGGTTTGA
- a CDS encoding DUF5789 family protein, with translation MRLNGVDDRLERHQYPTTSEELIAAHGNATVELADGSERLGDVLERFGDQTFDNADDVFTTLRAGVCHRGVGRRFYSDRDPTTDADDGPSPVSF, from the coding sequence ATGCGCTTGAATGGCGTCGACGACCGACTCGAACGGCACCAATATCCGACGACCTCGGAAGAACTGATCGCGGCCCACGGAAACGCGACCGTAGAGCTCGCCGACGGCTCCGAGCGTCTCGGAGACGTGCTGGAGCGGTTCGGGGACCAGACGTTCGACAACGCGGACGACGTGTTTACCACGCTCCGCGCGGGCGTCTGCCACCGCGGAGTCGGTCGGCGGTTCTACTCGGACCGCGACCCGACGACCGACGCCGACGACGGGCCGTCACCGGTTTCGTTCTGA
- a CDS encoding PHP domain-containing protein, producing MDTDRIVADLHAHTTVSDGTMTADELVDVARETGLDWVAITDHDRVHPDLSAPVVERDDLRVVRGIELRVDAGFERLDLLGYAVGHTEALDAEIERLQTDREQRGAAIVDAVEDRLGVDLGVEPRSGLGRPHIARAIDESSAPYDYAGAFDELIGNDGPCYVAREVTKLERGVELLRDACALVGLAHPFRYDDVGAALDVARELDAVERFYPYGRAVDDALVERVAAESDLLLTGGTDAHERTLGEAGLTAEAFAPVRERLPNPIAESP from the coding sequence ATGGATACAGACCGGATCGTCGCCGACCTCCACGCGCACACGACGGTCTCCGACGGCACGATGACGGCCGACGAGCTCGTCGACGTCGCCCGCGAGACCGGCCTCGATTGGGTCGCGATCACCGACCACGACCGCGTGCACCCGGACCTGAGCGCACCGGTCGTCGAGCGCGACGACCTTCGGGTCGTCCGCGGGATCGAACTCCGCGTCGACGCCGGCTTCGAGCGGCTCGACCTCCTCGGCTACGCGGTCGGACACACCGAGGCGCTCGACGCCGAGATCGAGCGGCTGCAGACCGACCGGGAGCAGCGAGGGGCCGCGATCGTCGACGCGGTCGAGGACCGGCTCGGCGTCGATCTCGGGGTCGAGCCTCGCTCCGGACTCGGGCGTCCGCACATCGCCCGCGCGATCGACGAGTCGTCGGCGCCGTACGACTACGCAGGCGCCTTCGACGAGCTAATCGGGAACGACGGTCCCTGCTACGTCGCGCGCGAGGTAACGAAACTGGAGCGCGGCGTCGAACTCCTCCGGGACGCCTGCGCGCTCGTCGGGCTCGCACATCCCTTCCGGTACGACGACGTGGGCGCCGCGCTCGACGTGGCCCGCGAACTGGACGCAGTGGAGCGGTTCTACCCCTACGGGCGCGCGGTCGACGACGCACTGGTCGAGCGGGTCGCTGCCGAGAGCGATCTCCTGTTGACGGGCGGTACCGACGCGCACGAACGCACTCTCGGCGAGGCGGGACTGACGGCGGAGGCGTTCGCGCCAGTTCGGGAGCGGCTGCCGAACCCGATCGCCGAGTCGCCCTAA
- a CDS encoding DUF6757 family protein has product MRCHYCEREAAYEAEQSGVVVGLCEEHFKARVEELAESDELASLRDKIDIESSE; this is encoded by the coding sequence ATGCGGTGTCACTACTGCGAACGGGAGGCCGCCTACGAGGCCGAGCAGAGCGGTGTGGTCGTCGGCCTCTGCGAGGAGCACTTCAAGGCGCGCGTCGAAGAGCTCGCCGAGTCTGACGAGCTTGCCTCGCTCCGCGACAAGATCGATATCGAATCGTCGGAGTAG
- the hemB gene encoding porphobilinogen synthase, whose translation MHPTDRPRRLRTDGARSLVSETSLSASDLVAPVFVDATTDERVPIETMPGHERVPVDEAVARVEEVRETGVEAVIVFGIPESKDAEGTRAYAEDGVVQRAIRRITAETDAYVIGDVCLCEYTDHGHCGVIEESAETDPTLTVKNDETLELLAETAVSQADAGADMVAPSAMTDGQVRAIREALDAAGHADVGLMSYAVKYESAFYGPFRDAADGAPAFGDRRHYQMDPANRREALREARIDAEEGADVLMVKPGLPYLDIVGDLRREFDHPIAAYNVSGEYAMLHAAAEKGWLDLEATAHESLLSLKRAGADLIITYFAEDLAERL comes from the coding sequence ATGCACCCAACGGACCGGCCGCGGCGGCTCCGTACCGACGGCGCTCGCTCGCTCGTCAGCGAGACCTCGCTGTCGGCGTCGGACCTCGTCGCCCCCGTCTTCGTCGACGCGACGACCGACGAGCGCGTACCGATCGAGACGATGCCCGGCCACGAGCGCGTCCCCGTCGACGAGGCGGTCGCCCGAGTCGAGGAGGTCCGCGAGACCGGCGTCGAGGCCGTCATCGTCTTCGGCATCCCCGAGTCGAAGGACGCCGAGGGCACGCGCGCGTACGCGGAGGACGGGGTCGTCCAGCGCGCGATCCGGCGAATCACCGCCGAGACCGACGCCTACGTGATCGGCGACGTCTGCCTCTGTGAGTACACCGACCACGGCCACTGCGGCGTGATCGAGGAGTCGGCGGAGACGGACCCGACGCTCACGGTGAAAAACGACGAGACGCTGGAGTTGCTCGCGGAGACCGCCGTCTCGCAGGCGGATGCGGGCGCTGACATGGTCGCGCCTTCGGCGATGACGGACGGACAGGTCCGCGCGATTCGCGAGGCGCTCGACGCCGCAGGCCACGCGGACGTAGGGCTGATGAGCTACGCGGTCAAGTACGAGTCCGCCTTTTACGGGCCCTTCCGCGACGCGGCCGACGGTGCGCCCGCGTTCGGCGACCGTCGCCACTACCAAATGGACCCCGCGAACCGTCGCGAGGCGCTCCGCGAGGCTCGAATCGACGCCGAGGAGGGCGCGGACGTGCTGATGGTGAAACCCGGGCTGCCGTACCTCGATATCGTCGGCGACCTCCGGCGGGAGTTCGACCACCCGATCGCCGCGTACAACGTCTCCGGAGAGTACGCGATGCTGCACGCGGCCGCGGAGAAGGGGTGGCTCGACTTGGAAGCGACCGCTCACGAGTCGCTGCTGTCGCTCAAGCGCGCGGGCGCGGACCTGATCATCACGTACTTCGCCGAGGACCTAGCTGAGCGCTTATAA
- a CDS encoding ferredoxin, whose protein sequence is MRVKFDRDTCVGMYQCVAEWDAFEKNLNDGKADLRGSEEEDEDVFVVEVPDGEEFDAKFAARVCPVDAIEVYDDDGEQVV, encoded by the coding sequence ATGCGCGTGAAGTTCGATCGTGACACCTGCGTCGGAATGTACCAGTGCGTCGCCGAGTGGGACGCCTTCGAGAAGAACCTGAACGACGGGAAAGCCGACCTACGGGGGAGTGAAGAGGAGGACGAGGACGTGTTCGTCGTCGAGGTGCCCGACGGCGAGGAGTTCGACGCGAAGTTCGCGGCGCGGGTCTGCCCGGTCGACGCCATCGAGGTCTACGACGACGACGGCGAGCAGGTGGTGTGA
- a CDS encoding valine--tRNA ligase, with protein sequence MPSGEYDPDTVEPRWQRRWVDEETYAYPDDDPVDPNTVFSIDTPPPTVSGSLHMGHLYGFTLQDFVARFERMNGGETFFPFGYDDNGIASERLTEDELDIRHQDFERREFQAKCREVCAEYEAQFTENVQSLGVSVDWDHTYQTIEPRVQRISQLSFLDLYDQGREYREKAPAIWCPECETAISQVETEDDEQASHFHDIAFPVVGGDATDDGAEEFVISTTRPELLPACVAVFVHPDDDENQNLVGESAEVPLFGHEVPIIADERVDMETGSGIVMCCTFGDQNDIEWYQVHDLNLRVAIDESGHMTDVAEGYEGMHADEAREAIVEDLDGAGALLDRRDITHTVNVHERCGTSVEFLVTEQWYVEMLDKTDEYLEIGREMEWSPEKMFTRYEHWVEGLQWDWLISRQRSSGIPFPVWYCEDCGEIVVAEKADLPVDPLSDDPPVDACPECGHDEFEPEDDVLDTWATSSLTPLINAGWDWDEDAGEFTMEHPELYQFDLRPQGHDIISFWLFHTLVKCYEHTGEVPFEETMINGHVLDENREKMSKSVGNVVEPEAVLAEFPVDATRYWAAGTAVGDDFPFKEKDLRAGEKLIRKLWNASKLVESLAPEPYPDTPADEDLRELDRWLLAELDDRIERLTGLFEDRAFSKARDELRSFFWNTFCDDYLEIVKQREDDAAAYTLRTAHRRFLKLFAPLLAHVTEELWHDMYADGASDPDAVDAAVADGARDSIHLADWPEPLGLEADHEAGAAATAVVGALRKYKSKNQLPLNAELDAVEVYADVRGFEEDITGVMHVADLTVHPDEDAPVETVITGIDLDYATVGPKYGDQVGDIEAALAKEEYEIDGEELHVTGVTLVEEEFAIEEERQYQGDGELLEADDVVVIVRNEA encoded by the coding sequence ATGCCCAGTGGTGAGTACGACCCAGACACCGTCGAGCCGCGGTGGCAGCGGCGATGGGTCGACGAGGAGACGTACGCCTACCCCGACGACGACCCGGTCGATCCGAACACGGTCTTCTCCATCGACACGCCCCCGCCGACGGTATCGGGGAGCCTCCACATGGGCCACCTGTACGGCTTTACCCTCCAGGACTTCGTCGCCCGATTCGAGCGCATGAACGGTGGAGAGACGTTCTTCCCGTTCGGCTACGACGACAACGGTATCGCCTCCGAGCGGCTCACCGAGGACGAACTCGATATCCGCCACCAGGACTTCGAACGCCGGGAGTTCCAGGCGAAATGTCGGGAGGTCTGTGCCGAGTACGAGGCGCAGTTCACCGAGAACGTCCAGTCGCTCGGCGTCTCAGTCGACTGGGACCACACTTACCAGACGATCGAGCCGCGCGTCCAGCGCATCTCCCAGCTGTCGTTCCTCGACCTGTACGATCAGGGTCGCGAGTACCGCGAGAAGGCGCCCGCGATCTGGTGTCCCGAGTGCGAGACCGCCATCTCGCAGGTCGAGACCGAGGACGACGAGCAGGCCAGCCACTTCCACGATATCGCCTTCCCCGTGGTCGGAGGCGACGCAACCGATGACGGCGCCGAGGAGTTCGTCATCTCGACGACGCGCCCCGAACTTCTCCCCGCGTGCGTTGCCGTCTTCGTCCACCCCGACGACGACGAGAACCAGAACCTCGTCGGTGAGTCCGCCGAGGTCCCGCTGTTCGGCCACGAGGTGCCGATCATCGCCGACGAGCGCGTCGACATGGAGACGGGTTCCGGCATCGTGATGTGCTGTACGTTCGGCGACCAGAACGATATCGAGTGGTACCAGGTCCACGACCTGAACCTCCGGGTCGCTATCGACGAGTCCGGACATATGACCGACGTCGCCGAGGGGTACGAAGGGATGCACGCAGACGAGGCCCGCGAGGCTATCGTCGAAGACCTCGACGGGGCGGGCGCGCTGCTGGACCGCCGCGATATCACCCACACCGTCAACGTTCACGAGCGCTGCGGGACGAGCGTCGAGTTCCTCGTCACCGAGCAGTGGTACGTCGAGATGCTCGACAAGACCGACGAGTACCTCGAGATCGGCCGGGAGATGGAGTGGTCTCCGGAGAAGATGTTCACCCGGTACGAGCACTGGGTCGAGGGGCTCCAGTGGGACTGGCTCATCTCTCGTCAGCGCTCCTCGGGCATCCCGTTCCCGGTGTGGTACTGCGAGGACTGCGGGGAGATCGTCGTCGCCGAGAAGGCCGACCTGCCCGTCGACCCCCTCTCGGACGACCCGCCGGTCGACGCCTGTCCCGAGTGCGGCCACGACGAGTTCGAACCTGAAGACGACGTGCTCGACACGTGGGCCACCTCCAGCCTGACCCCGCTCATCAACGCCGGCTGGGACTGGGACGAGGACGCCGGGGAGTTCACCATGGAACACCCCGAACTGTACCAATTCGACCTCCGACCACAGGGCCACGATATCATCAGCTTCTGGCTGTTCCACACGCTGGTGAAGTGCTACGAGCACACCGGTGAGGTTCCGTTCGAGGAGACGATGATCAACGGCCACGTCCTCGACGAGAATCGGGAGAAGATGTCGAAGTCCGTCGGTAACGTCGTCGAGCCGGAGGCGGTGCTGGCGGAGTTCCCGGTCGACGCCACGCGCTACTGGGCCGCCGGGACCGCCGTCGGCGACGACTTCCCGTTCAAAGAGAAGGACCTCCGCGCGGGCGAGAAGCTGATCCGCAAGCTGTGGAACGCCTCTAAGCTCGTCGAGTCGCTGGCGCCGGAGCCGTACCCGGATACGCCGGCCGACGAAGACCTCCGAGAGCTCGACCGCTGGCTGCTCGCCGAGCTCGACGACCGAATCGAGCGACTCACTGGGCTCTTCGAGGATCGCGCGTTCTCGAAGGCCCGCGACGAACTCCGGAGCTTCTTCTGGAACACGTTCTGTGACGACTACCTCGAGATCGTCAAACAGCGCGAGGACGACGCCGCGGCGTACACGCTCCGGACGGCACACCGGCGGTTCCTGAAGTTGTTTGCCCCGCTGCTCGCGCACGTTACCGAAGAGCTCTGGCACGACATGTACGCCGATGGAGCGAGCGACCCCGACGCGGTCGACGCCGCCGTCGCCGACGGCGCGCGCGACTCGATCCACCTCGCCGACTGGCCCGAGCCGCTCGGTCTGGAGGCAGACCACGAGGCTGGTGCGGCCGCCACGGCAGTCGTCGGTGCCCTCCGAAAGTACAAGAGCAAGAACCAGCTCCCGCTGAACGCCGAGCTCGATGCCGTCGAGGTGTACGCCGATGTCCGCGGGTTTGAGGAGGACATCACGGGCGTGATGCATGTTGCGGACCTTACCGTCCATCCCGATGAGGACGCCCCGGTCGAGACGGTGATCACCGGGATCGACCTCGACTACGCCACCGTTGGGCCGAAGTACGGTGATCAGGTCGGGGACATCGAGGCGGCGCTCGCGAAAGAGGAGTACGAGATCGACGGCGAGGAGCTCCACGTTACGGGTGTTACGCTTGTCGAGGAGGAGTTCGCGATCGAGGAGGAGCGACAGTACCAGGGCGACGGCGAGCTGTTAGAGGCGGACGACGTGGTCGTTATCGTCCGTAACGAGGCGTAG
- a CDS encoding quinone-dependent dihydroorotate dehydrogenase: MGAYDLLKPALFGLPPETAHGLTHRLLRAVQTTPVTEHLHSRFSVNDPRLRVEAFGNEFPNPVGVAAGFDKNAEVPRGLAALGFGHVEVGGVTAEQQPGNPRPRLFRLREDEALINRMGFNNEGADIVGERLDREPLPEIPVGINIGKSKSTPLAEAPEDYLYTYERVADAGDYFVVNVSSPNTPGLRELQNRAALEEILGTLTDAGADPLLVKLSPDLPEPAVEDALGVVDDLGLDGVIATNTTTSRPNSLKSPQQAERGGLSGKPIEPIATERVRFVAERTDVPVIGVGGISDAKGAYEKIRAGASLIQLYTGLVYEGPGLARDINGGVLDLLDRDGFDSVEAAVGADL; encoded by the coding sequence ATGGGCGCGTACGATCTCTTGAAGCCGGCACTGTTCGGACTTCCCCCGGAGACGGCACACGGGCTGACACACCGACTGTTACGTGCGGTGCAAACCACACCGGTGACTGAACACCTCCACAGCCGGTTCTCCGTGAACGATCCTCGTCTGCGCGTTGAGGCATTCGGGAACGAGTTTCCCAATCCCGTGGGCGTCGCGGCCGGCTTCGACAAGAATGCTGAGGTCCCGCGCGGCCTCGCAGCGCTGGGGTTCGGTCACGTCGAGGTCGGCGGCGTCACCGCTGAGCAACAGCCGGGGAATCCGCGACCGCGACTGTTTCGGCTGCGCGAGGACGAAGCTCTCATAAACCGGATGGGGTTCAACAACGAGGGTGCCGACATCGTCGGCGAACGGCTCGATCGGGAGCCGCTGCCGGAGATTCCGGTTGGAATCAACATCGGGAAGTCGAAGTCGACACCCCTCGCCGAGGCCCCCGAGGACTATCTATATACCTACGAGCGCGTGGCGGACGCCGGCGACTACTTCGTTGTTAACGTCTCCAGCCCGAACACGCCCGGTCTCCGCGAACTGCAGAACCGCGCGGCGTTAGAGGAGATACTTGGCACTCTTACGGACGCGGGCGCCGATCCTCTCCTTGTAAAACTCTCCCCGGACCTCCCGGAGCCAGCAGTCGAGGACGCGCTCGGAGTCGTCGACGATCTCGGTCTCGACGGCGTCATCGCAACCAACACCACGACATCGCGTCCGAACTCTCTAAAAAGTCCCCAGCAGGCTGAGCGCGGTGGACTCTCGGGGAAGCCGATAGAGCCGATCGCCACGGAGCGGGTCCGGTTCGTTGCCGAGCGCACCGACGTTCCGGTGATCGGGGTCGGCGGAATCTCGGACGCGAAGGGTGCCTACGAGAAGATACGGGCGGGCGCGTCCCTCATCCAGTTGTACACAGGGCTCGTCTACGAGGGGCCGGGCCTCGCACGCGACATCAACGGGGGGGTCCTCGATCTCCTCGATCGGGACGGCTTCGACTCGGTCGAGGCCGCTGTCGGCGCGGATCTATAG
- a CDS encoding non-histone chromosomal MC1 family protein, with amino-acid sequence MVREDGKRNFALREEDGSEPSEFSGNMPRQAALKAARTLEPAPSEEEAERITLRLREKGTQKVHEYEGWAWKDSAPEVDDAADEFWLNDLDDITKANVSKQGIEYIDDE; translated from the coding sequence ATGGTACGTGAAGACGGTAAGCGAAACTTTGCCCTTCGAGAGGAAGACGGATCGGAACCGAGTGAGTTCTCCGGTAATATGCCCCGCCAGGCCGCGCTCAAGGCTGCCCGTACGCTTGAGCCCGCCCCCTCGGAGGAAGAGGCAGAGCGGATCACGCTCCGCCTCCGCGAGAAGGGGACCCAGAAGGTTCATGAGTACGAGGGTTGGGCTTGGAAGGACAGCGCCCCCGAGGTCGACGACGCCGCCGACGAGTTTTGGCTCAACGATCTCGACGATATCACGAAGGCGAACGTCTCGAAACAGGGGATCGAGTACATCGACGACGAGTAG